One segment of Lytechinus variegatus isolate NC3 chromosome 13, Lvar_3.0, whole genome shotgun sequence DNA contains the following:
- the LOC121426407 gene encoding 26S proteasome regulatory subunit 8 — MVVEKMEVEESGRKDGIQRYYITKIEELQMVVTDKTQNLRRLEAQRNELNAKVRMLREELQLLQEQGSHVGEVVKAMDKKKVLVKVHPEGKFVVDIDKSIDINDVQPNCRVALRNDSHTLHKILPNKVDPLVSLMMVEKVPDSTYEMVGGLDKQIKEIKEVIELPVKHPELFDALGIAQPKGVLLYGPPGTGKTLLARAVAHHTECTFIRVSGSELVQKFIGEGSRMVRELFVMAREHAPSIIFMDEIDSIGSTRIEGSSGGDSEVQRTMLELLNQLDGFEATKNIKVIMATNRIDILDSALLRPGRIDRKIEFPPPNEEARLDILKIHSRKMNLTRGINLRKIAELMPGASGAEVKGVCTEAGMYALRERRVHVTQEDFEMAVAKIMLKDSEKNMSIKKFWK, encoded by the exons ATGGTCGTGGAG AAAATGGAAGTAGAGGAGTCCGGCCGCAAGGATGGCATTCAGCGGTACTACATAACAAAGATTGAGGAACTGCAG ATGGTCGTGACAGACAAGACACAAAATCTGAGGAGATTAGAAGCACAGAGAAATGAACTCAATGCTAAAG TTCGGATGCTGAGGGAGGAGTTACAGCTTCTTCAAGAACAGGGATCCCATGTCGGAGAAGTCGTCAAGGCTATGGACAAGAAGAAAGTCCTTGTGAAG GTGCACCCGGAGGGCAAGTTTGTAGTGGACATTGACAAATCAATTGACATCAACGACGTCCAACCCAATTGCAGAGTAGCACTACGTAATGATAGCCACACACTACACAAAATATTACCCAATAAG GTTGACCCTCTGGTCAGTTTGATGATGGTAGAGAAGGTCCCTGACTCAACCTACGAGATGGTCGGTGGTCTAGACAAACAGATCAAGGAGATTAAAGAGGTCATTGAACTGCCGGTCAAACATCCAGAACTTTTTGATGCCTTGGGTATTGCACAACCAAAG GGAGTTTTATTATACGGTCCGCCAGGTACCGGGAAGACTCTACTAGCCAGGGCTGTTGCTCACCATACAGAATGTACCTTCATACGAGTGTCGGGATCAGAACTTGTGCAGAAATTCATCGGAGAGGGTTCAAGAATGGTCAGAGAACTCTTCGTCATGGCTAG AGAGCATGCACCATCTATCATCTTCATGGATGAGATTGATTCCATTGGATCGACCCGTATCGAAGGTAGCTCCGGAGGGGACAGTGAGGTTCAAAGAACTATGTTGGAACTTCTCAATCAACTGGATGGCTTTGAGGCTACAAAGAACATCAAG GTCATCATGGCAACAAACCGTATCGACATCCTGGACTCTGCCCTCCTCAGACCGGGTCGTATCGACCGAAAGATTGAATTCCCTCCACCAAACGAAGAGGCCCGTCTCGACATTCTCAAGATCCATTCCCGTAAGATGAATCTGACTAGGGGTATCAATCTAAGGAAGATTGCTGAACTCATGCCGGGGGCTTCAGGGGCAGAGGTCAAG GGTGTATGCACAGAGGCTGGCATGTATGCATTGAGAGAGAGGAGGGTCCATGTTACACAAGAAGACTTTGAGATGGCTGTAGCTAAG atcATGCTAAAGGATTCAGAGAAGAACATGTCCATCAAGAAATTCTGGAAGTAG
- the LOC121426217 gene encoding chondroitin sulfate glucuronyltransferase-like translates to MVMRKCFRIIVGRSRPIFPIAMGICLGITLSLLCSPLLESNCGLENLVAVRTGRKTHTIFYGTDENGNMLSEDDFEPVLRVEENPPDRVIEKRRVVRTRFIATELGMKEKLFVGVVVSRGEIHSESMTVGINKTLSHFVNKIVFFTRTRPDPMPAGMSVVTFEGDQAVMRTFQIWKYIYDHYGNDYDWFFLMQDDTYVFGETLYDFVNHISIGRDIYMGMPTHEEDMEVTYCHKESGYLISKNLLMKVGDHWEECMQKAWSSLPALEVARCIKEHSGAHCVDNYEGTTFKALNFQDKVLTPKDMKDKKLKEALTVYHVMDQRIIYKLHKYFTEISVNRSYAEIARLQRDIEVTSQYAPGGKASITWPVGRQPPFKAQSRFDVFGWEYFTMTHIYGITDIESKVPLTGAHKQDIDEIVTTAMGRLNDKYEKAFTLGRLVNGYRRFDPTRGMEYTLDLELKMTAQKKTIQKRVHLLRPLNKVEILPMPYVTEYTQVTIIIPVVASKQDQVKTFLDVYTKVCLESKEKVALMLIFIYNPVQARSMATDDIFGVVKGHVSYLERKYTGAHISWLSVKTTMPSLIALMDVISTKFASDTLFFVTNVHLEINNDFLNRVRMNTITGWQAFFPIPFAQFDPEIIYADSPNPGTIDISKQVGRFDDSSYEHAAFYNSDYKTARKLWDEKHPGVGTDHIQSDEDLFDMFLNCKLHVFRAVDPAMKQHYQKRVCRPTLTEDRYHRCLASRAEGLASRSQLAVQIFQQQQQLKQQQRL, encoded by the exons ATGGTGATGAGAAAGTGTTTTAGAATTATAGTGGGTCGTTCACGGCCAATATTCCCAATTGCAATGGGAATTTGTCTGGGAATCACGCTGAGTCTTCTTTGCTCTCCTCTGTTGGAAAGCAATTGCGGTTTGGAAAACTTGGTTGCTGTCAGAACTGGACGTAAAACACACACCATATTCTACGGAACTGACGAAAATGGAAACATGTTAAGTGAAGATGATTTTGAACCAGTCCTTCGTGTGGAGGAAAATCCACCGGACAGAGTCATTGAGAAAAGGCGTGTTGTCCGAACGCGTTTCATTGCGACGGAACtgggaatgaaagaaaaattgtttgTTGGAGTTGTGGTCTCCCGTGGTGAGATACATTCGGAATCTATGACAGTTGGCATCAATAAAACTCTTTCACATTTTGTGAACAAAATCGTTTTTTTTACGCGCACTAGGCCAGACCCCATGCCAGCGGGAATGAGTGTCGTCACTTTCGAAGGAGACCAGGCCGTCATGCGAACATTTCAGATTTGGAAGTACATTTACGATCATTACGGAAACGATTACGATTGGTTCTTTTTGATGCAAGATGACACTTACGTCTTTGGAGAAACTCTTTatgattttgtaaatcataTCAGTATCGGCAGAGATATTTACATGGGAATGCCAACTCACGAAGAAGATATGGAAGTTACTTATTGTCATAAAGAATCAG GATACTTGATTTCGAAGAATCTTTTGATGAAGGTCGGTGACCACTGGGAGGAGTGTATGCAGAAAGCTTGGAGCAGTCTACCTGCCCTGGAAGTGGCTCGATGCATCAAGGAGCACAGCGGAGCTCACTGCGTTGACAACTACGAG GGAACCACCTTCAAGGCACTCAACTTCCAGGACAAGGTCTTGACTCCCAAGGACATGAAAGATAAGAAACTGAAAGAAGCTCTCACTGTGTACCACGTAATGGATCAGCGCATCATCTACAAGCTACACAAGTACTTTACTGAGATATCTGTGAATCGTTCGTATGCAGAGATAGCTCGCCTGCAGCGTGACATCGAAGTGACAAGCCAGTACGCACCAGGAGGAAAGGCGAGTATCACCTGGCCGGTCGGTAGACAACCCCCCTTCAAAGCCCAGTCAAGGTTTGATGTCTTTGGTTGGGAGTATTTCACCATGACACACATCTATGGTATTACCGATATAGAGTCAAAGGTGCCTCTCACTGGAGCCCATAAGCAGGACATTGATGAGATTGTTACAACGGCTATGGGGCGTCTGAATGACAAGTATGAGAAGGCGTTCACATTAGGTCGGTTGGTGAATGGATACAGGCGATTTGATCCTACAAGGGGGATGGAGTACACATTGGATCTGGAACTCAAGATGACGGCACAGAAGAAGACCATTCAGAAACGGGTCCATCTTCTGAGGCCGTTGAACAAGGTCGAGATCCTTCCAATGCCATACGTCACAGAATACACCCAGGTCACTATCATTATTCCTGTTGTTGCCAGCAAGCAAGATCAGGTCAAGACCTTCCTTGATGTCTACACCAAGGTGTGTTTGGAATCCAAGGAAAAGGTCGCGCTCATGCTCATCTTCATTTATAACCCGGTCCAAGCACGCTCAATGGCTACTGATGATATCTTTGGCGTTGTCAAAGGCCACGTTTCATACCTTGAGAGGAAATACACAGGTGCTCACATTTCCTGGTTGAGTGTGAAGACAACCATGCCATCTTTGATAGCTCTCATGGATGTCATCTCCACCAAGTTTGCTTCAGATACCTTGTTCTTTGTCACCAACGTCCACCTCGAGATCAATAATGACTTCTTGAACCGCGTCCGTATGAATACCATCACCGGCTGGCAAGCATTCTTTCCAATCCCATTCGCTCAGTTTGACCCAGAGATCATCTACGCAGACTCTCCCAACCCAGGTACCATCGATATCAGCAAGCAGGTTGGCCGTTTCGATGACAGTTCGTACGAGCACGCAGCCTTCTACAACTCGGACTACAAGACGGCGCGTAAGCTGTGGGATGAAAAGCATCCAGGTGTTGGGACTGACCACATCCAATCTGATGAGGATTTGTTCGACATGTTCTTGAACTGTAAGCTTCATGTCTTTAGAGCTGTAGATCCAGCCATGAAGCAACACTATCAGAAAAGAGTATGCAGACCAACGCTTACAGAAGATCGCTATCACCGGTGCCTTGCCAGCAGGGCTGAAGGGCTGGCATCAAGATCGCAGCTTGCTGTTCAGATATTCCAGCAACAACAGCAACTGAAGCAGCAGCAACGGTTgtga